From the genome of Leptospiraceae bacterium, one region includes:
- a CDS encoding low molecular weight phosphotyrosine protein phosphatase, with protein sequence MEKKRVLFVCLGNICRSPAAEGAFTDLVQKSKLESKFIIDSAGTGEWHIGELSHPNTRKTAKKRGIELIHRARLFTRDDFDKFDYILAMDSSNLSNILAMARNEEDKKKVFKFRRFDPEVEGEPDVPDPYYGGLQGFSNVQEICERTSKGLLDWILKS encoded by the coding sequence ATGGAAAAGAAAAGAGTTTTGTTCGTATGTCTCGGAAATATTTGTAGATCTCCCGCTGCGGAAGGTGCTTTTACAGATCTGGTTCAAAAAAGTAAACTCGAATCTAAATTCATTATTGATTCTGCCGGGACGGGAGAGTGGCATATTGGAGAGCTTTCTCATCCAAATACAAGAAAAACGGCTAAAAAGCGAGGAATTGAATTGATTCACAGGGCCAGACTCTTTACCCGTGATGATTTTGATAAATTTGATTACATTCTTGCAATGGATTCTTCCAATCTTTCCAATATACTCGCCATGGCTAGAAACGAAGAAGATAAAAAGAAGGTTTTTAAATTTCGCAGGTTTGACCCGGAAGTGGAAGGCGAGCCCGATGTTCCTGATCCTTACTATGGAGGCCTGCAGGGTTTTTCAAATGTTCAGGAAATTTGCGAAAGGACTTCTAAGGGGCTTCTGGATTGGATATTAAAAAGCTAA
- a CDS encoding AAA family ATPase, which yields MNFEKIISGGYFYQDRTAFIEKCENTASTLFCVRPRRMGKTLWLDTLANYYDIKRKDRFEKLFSHLYIGKNPTGRQNSYLILHLDFSTIQVSNDIKEIENSFHRYITTVIREFLIKYKDCIADFPVAFERENAIDSMNSLISVIKLSEHKLYILIDEYDNFTNELISTNRTTDYARLVTGDGLLKSFFKVIKSGNIGAIDRTFVTGVTPVTLTDMSSAYNISTPISLSANYNNLFGFTEKEVESILEPILAEVDMSSHRDEILSIMRHYYNGYKFSKKHSDTIYNPTLTIFFLNKLIEERGIPEQLYDRNLEMDGNKLDHITKLSSVHDKVFRLLENEEKISISHLVEDFKLSELLTMDEQSERYLWSYLFYYGILTFGGMDAFNTVLKIPNNISRHFYYDRIRQALFPAKLEASDVQKEFFIHLDLPVLQTFLEKTVLPYLSNRDYIRANEVSMKIMFLSLMLRDDLYIIDSEKEILRNYSDLLYIGRGETRKRFGLKDILIEFKFVKISETNLSQEEIRVLAEKELESLPGVKEKLEEAENQLGSYKEKIEDKFYKHNRFFSDMSDFAIHPLCILFIGFERVLVRASY from the coding sequence ATGAATTTTGAAAAAATCATTAGTGGTGGCTATTTCTACCAGGATAGAACGGCTTTTATTGAAAAATGCGAGAATACTGCCAGCACTCTTTTCTGTGTGCGTCCGCGGCGTATGGGAAAAACTCTCTGGCTTGATACTCTGGCCAATTACTACGACATCAAAAGAAAAGATCGGTTCGAAAAGCTTTTCAGCCATCTTTACATAGGGAAAAATCCAACCGGCAGGCAAAATTCTTATCTCATCCTGCATCTTGATTTTTCTACCATTCAGGTTTCGAATGATATAAAAGAAATTGAAAATAGCTTTCATAGGTATATTACCACTGTGATTCGAGAATTTCTCATAAAATATAAGGATTGTATAGCAGACTTTCCGGTCGCATTTGAGAGGGAGAATGCTATTGATTCCATGAATTCCTTAATCAGTGTGATTAAATTATCCGAGCACAAACTTTACATTCTGATTGATGAATATGATAATTTCACCAATGAGTTAATCAGCACCAATAGAACCACAGATTATGCAAGGCTTGTTACGGGTGATGGTCTGTTGAAATCGTTTTTCAAGGTTATCAAGTCGGGTAATATCGGGGCCATAGATAGAACCTTTGTCACCGGTGTAACCCCGGTAACTCTTACCGACATGTCGAGTGCCTACAACATTTCAACTCCGATTAGCCTCTCTGCCAATTATAACAATCTCTTTGGTTTTACAGAAAAAGAAGTAGAGTCGATCTTAGAGCCCATACTGGCTGAAGTTGATATGAGTTCGCACAGGGACGAGATTTTATCTATTATGCGGCATTACTATAACGGTTATAAATTTTCCAAAAAGCATAGTGATACTATTTATAATCCAACCTTAACCATCTTTTTTTTGAATAAGCTTATAGAAGAAAGAGGGATTCCCGAACAGTTATACGACCGTAACCTTGAGATGGATGGTAACAAACTGGATCATATTACCAAATTGAGTTCGGTTCATGATAAGGTTTTCCGTTTATTAGAGAATGAAGAGAAGATCTCTATTTCGCATTTAGTGGAAGATTTTAAGCTCAGTGAGCTATTGACTATGGATGAGCAATCGGAGAGATACCTCTGGTCGTATCTGTTCTATTATGGAATCCTGACCTTCGGAGGTATGGATGCATTTAATACTGTATTAAAGATACCGAATAATATCTCCCGGCATTTCTATTATGACAGGATACGTCAGGCACTCTTTCCGGCCAAATTGGAAGCGAGTGATGTGCAGAAGGAGTTTTTCATCCACCTCGATTTACCGGTTTTGCAAACCTTTTTAGAGAAAACAGTTCTACCCTATCTTTCTAATAGGGACTATATCCGTGCGAATGAAGTTTCCATGAAGATCATGTTTCTGTCACTCATGCTCCGAGACGACCTGTATATAATCGATAGTGAGAAAGAAATTCTGAGAAACTACAGTGACCTTCTGTATATCGGTCGTGGTGAGACTCGCAAGAGATTTGGCTTAAAAGACATTCTGATAGAGTTTAAATTTGTAAAGATAAGCGAGACGAATTTGAGTCAGGAAGAGATCAGAGTTCTGGCGGAAAAAGAGCTGGAAAGTCTGCCCGGAGTCAAGGAAAAGTTAGAGGAAGCGGAAAATCAACTTGGAAGTTATAAAGAGAAGATAGAAGATAAGTTTTATAAGCATAACCGTTTTTTCTCAGACATGAGCGACTTTGCCATTCATCCCCTGTGCATATTATTCATAGGTTTTGAACGGGTGCTGGTTCGCGCCAGCTACTGA
- a CDS encoding HAMP domain-containing histidine kinase has translation MVKEFAVVRNSLEKLNKSLELEVEERTSQYKKEKQKAEEANLLKDKFLSLVTHDLRSPISGVKTNIDYVLTAKNLNKEEKEAILKDNSITLDNLSSMINRLLDLNRLKTDFYKLNYRHTDLQKLVAEVFNRLSSIAKNKNIELINLVPEDTILTIDEDLFSELIYNLCHNAIKFSPPARTVKVHHYIQNGHRIIVEDSGFGMSKEQILNIWKDSYFKQTPGTNGEIGSGIGLLLCKEILKLHGGEMKVESTPHEKTLFEIRVPLNEKIIFALVSKEEFLSLTKSKDLSAMYIHCANNDELISISHNVLPDLILTEWESQLSLNILEKNVDLSMVPIIKIAEYKQKI, from the coding sequence ATGGTAAAAGAATTTGCTGTTGTAAGGAATAGTCTGGAAAAACTAAACAAAAGCTTAGAATTAGAAGTGGAAGAAAGAACGAGTCAATACAAGAAAGAAAAACAGAAAGCTGAGGAAGCCAATTTATTAAAGGACAAATTTCTTTCCCTGGTGACTCATGACTTAAGATCTCCCATAAGCGGTGTCAAAACCAATATAGACTATGTATTAACAGCGAAAAATCTAAACAAAGAAGAAAAGGAAGCAATTCTAAAAGATAACAGTATTACATTGGATAATCTATCTTCAATGATAAATCGTTTATTAGACTTAAACCGTTTAAAGACCGATTTCTATAAACTAAACTACAGGCACACAGATCTGCAAAAACTTGTAGCTGAAGTTTTCAATCGTTTATCTTCTATTGCCAAAAATAAAAATATAGAACTCATCAACCTTGTGCCGGAAGATACAATTCTAACTATAGATGAGGATTTATTTTCAGAACTTATCTATAATCTATGCCATAATGCAATTAAATTTAGCCCGCCCGCACGTACGGTAAAAGTACATCATTATATACAAAACGGACATCGAATAATTGTCGAAGATAGTGGTTTTGGCATGAGTAAAGAACAGATTTTGAACATTTGGAAGGATAGCTATTTCAAACAGACTCCGGGAACAAATGGGGAAATAGGTTCCGGCATAGGACTTCTTCTCTGTAAAGAAATCCTTAAATTACACGGAGGGGAAATGAAAGTCGAGTCGACACCTCACGAGAAAACCCTATTTGAAATCAGGGTACCCTTAAATGAAAAAATAATTTTTGCTCTTGTAAGTAAAGAAGAGTTTTTATCTTTGACAAAGTCTAAGGATTTATCTGCCATGTATATACACTGTGCAAATAATGATGAGCTAATATCAATCAGCCATAATGTTCTACCGGATTTGATTTTAACCGAATGGGAATCCCAGCTATCTCTAAATATTTTGGAAAAAAATGTTGATCTTTCGATGGTTCCAATCATAAAAATAGCTGAATATAAACAGAAAATATGA
- a CDS encoding fructosamine kinase family protein translates to MDIKKLNSLLPSLQRYEALNGAEISRIEFYSSSLFPLYKAKTSSKDLAIKVLDSFKMAESESHALIYMQEQGAFVPYCYGFFSQAEKYYLVMDFIEGGGRRSEDSIYNSLFSLYRNTSTHWGWKEHNYIGNIYQTNRLSESFREYWLAYRIEPLIRLAEQKGELDSSLAHKLIQLIDHLIEIWKLEKLTPRLIHGDLWSGNAIAGKEGKLYLIDPCLAFGHPEQDFGMMRMFGGFPGSSWMKRLGDSLSLDPELEERIPFWQIYPVLVHIVIFGRSYLSSLNTIIRAYS, encoded by the coding sequence TTGGATATTAAAAAGCTAAATTCTCTTCTGCCTTCTCTTCAGAGATATGAAGCTTTAAATGGAGCTGAAATTTCTCGTATAGAATTTTATTCTTCCAGTCTTTTTCCCCTGTATAAAGCAAAAACCTCTTCTAAGGACCTTGCTATAAAAGTTCTTGATTCCTTCAAAATGGCAGAATCGGAATCTCATGCCCTGATTTACATGCAGGAGCAGGGTGCTTTCGTTCCCTATTGTTACGGTTTTTTCTCACAGGCTGAGAAATACTACCTTGTGATGGACTTTATCGAAGGAGGGGGAAGGCGCTCGGAAGATTCCATTTACAATTCCCTGTTCTCTCTGTACAGGAATACTTCTACTCACTGGGGCTGGAAAGAGCATAATTATATCGGAAATATTTACCAGACAAACCGTTTGAGTGAATCGTTTCGAGAATACTGGCTGGCCTACCGGATAGAGCCTTTAATTCGATTGGCAGAACAGAAAGGAGAGCTGGATTCTTCCCTGGCTCATAAATTGATTCAGCTCATTGATCATCTTATTGAAATATGGAAATTGGAAAAGCTTACTCCCCGCTTGATTCACGGTGACCTCTGGTCCGGGAACGCGATTGCCGGAAAAGAGGGAAAACTCTATTTGATTGACCCCTGTCTGGCCTTCGGTCACCCCGAACAGGATTTCGGGATGATGAGGATGTTCGGAGGTTTCCCCGGTTCCTCCTGGATGAAACGCCTTGGTGATTCCTTAAGTCTGGATCCTGAACTGGAAGAACGCATCCCTTTCTGGCAAATTTACCCGGTTTTAGTTCATATTGTGATTTTTGGTAGATCCTATTTAAGTTCTCTGAATACGATTATCAGAGCTTATTCCTGA
- a CDS encoding CAP domain-containing protein gives MRYIIYSFLLLFIFSCSLVKKEDKDNSGTLALLALLASSSQAAGSTLTTLPAQKSRDTVLSEYNSRYVASKVESFTWNGSTSSCTAGTVPSDVQTKVQVRINYFRGAVGLPDISLDSSLSAKAQEAALMMEANNSLNHNPPTSWTCYTTTGKDAAGASNLALGAANSSAIDLYIQDPGSSNYAAGHRRWVLYSKAKLFGSGSTSKANALYVIGNSLTSYPETMPDFISWPPQGYVVQSLVYDRWSFAIPEADFSSVSVNMSSSDGTSISLTKETLAKGYGDNTLVWVPSGINKTSSTDLTYKVTISGVKLKDGTSKDYSYSVTLIKP, from the coding sequence ATGAGATACATCATTTATTCTTTTTTATTATTATTCATCTTTTCCTGTTCCCTGGTAAAGAAAGAGGATAAGGATAATAGCGGAACTCTGGCCCTGCTGGCTCTTTTGGCGTCTTCATCTCAGGCAGCAGGTAGCACTTTAACCACCCTGCCTGCTCAAAAATCAAGAGATACAGTTCTTTCTGAGTATAACAGTCGTTATGTGGCCTCTAAGGTTGAAAGTTTTACCTGGAATGGAAGCACTTCTTCCTGTACTGCAGGTACTGTTCCTTCGGATGTTCAAACAAAAGTACAAGTCCGAATAAATTATTTTAGAGGAGCAGTAGGCTTACCTGATATTAGTCTTGACTCAAGTCTGAGTGCAAAGGCTCAGGAAGCAGCTCTTATGATGGAAGCCAATAATTCATTAAACCATAACCCACCTACAAGCTGGACCTGCTATACGACTACAGGTAAAGATGCAGCAGGAGCGTCCAATTTGGCTTTAGGAGCAGCCAATAGCTCTGCTATAGACCTGTATATACAGGATCCCGGTAGTAGTAATTATGCAGCAGGTCACAGGCGCTGGGTTCTCTATTCGAAGGCTAAATTATTCGGGAGCGGGTCGACTTCAAAAGCGAATGCTTTATATGTAATCGGTAATTCTTTGACTTCTTATCCTGAGACTATGCCGGATTTTATCTCCTGGCCTCCTCAGGGATATGTAGTACAAAGCCTGGTTTATGACCGCTGGTCTTTTGCGATTCCTGAAGCAGACTTTAGCTCGGTATCTGTAAACATGAGTAGTTCAGATGGTACATCAATTAGCCTGACAAAAGAAACTTTAGCAAAAGGTTATGGAGATAATACCCTGGTCTGGGTTCCTTCCGGAATTAATAAAACTTCCAGTACTGATTTGACGTATAAGGTGACAATTTCCGGAGTTAAATTAAAAGATGGAACTTCAAAAGATTACTCTTACTCGGTAACCCTGATAAAACCCTGA
- a CDS encoding 7TM-DISM domain-containing protein, whose translation MMKSVPVLYYIYKLLLYLSLILFSCKFGESFPRAKAGILDLQNWDFKTNPILQLEGEWEFYWNEFCFSNKGNLNPVCNPEKKTSFINMPKLWNSLSYINSNPPISGIGYATHRLFIQTNTEEVLALRLQNVYTAYKLWVNGVLLVEVGHVSTSSTHGKPRLFPVIVDLPSAKNGIEIILQISNFYHKKGGAWRKIYLGPKEKILLEKELDTGIDLFISGCLCFVGFYHIIYFYYRKKDRATFYFGAFSLVIALRILLVEEPFLYRVIPNFPYNLGMKLEFLTSFLPAPLFVLFISEFLYFTGLQKNNRIDYSITFPQFIFSAFIMFIPPSIFTHTLPILYIFIIISILYVIVKLSIAIKEKTIGAYFISFTFIILLIFSINDVLYTETIINTGYYISYGFLF comes from the coding sequence TTGATGAAGTCGGTCCCGGTTTTGTATTATATCTATAAGTTACTTTTGTATTTATCCCTAATTTTATTCTCCTGTAAGTTCGGGGAATCTTTTCCGCGGGCAAAAGCAGGAATTCTGGATCTTCAAAATTGGGATTTTAAAACAAATCCTATTCTTCAACTGGAAGGTGAATGGGAGTTTTACTGGAATGAATTTTGTTTTTCTAATAAAGGAAATTTGAATCCTGTTTGTAATCCGGAGAAAAAAACATCTTTTATCAATATGCCAAAACTATGGAACAGTCTTTCCTATATAAATAGCAATCCTCCCATCTCCGGGATCGGATATGCCACACACAGGCTATTTATCCAAACAAATACTGAAGAAGTGCTGGCTCTAAGACTACAAAATGTATATACAGCTTACAAGCTTTGGGTCAATGGTGTCTTACTTGTAGAGGTAGGTCATGTATCAACCAGTTCCACTCACGGAAAACCCAGATTATTTCCTGTAATTGTTGATTTACCCTCTGCAAAAAATGGAATTGAAATAATATTACAGATTTCTAATTTTTATCATAAAAAAGGAGGTGCCTGGAGAAAAATTTATCTGGGTCCAAAAGAAAAAATCTTATTAGAAAAAGAATTAGATACAGGAATAGATTTATTTATTAGTGGTTGCCTTTGCTTTGTAGGTTTTTATCATATTATATATTTCTACTATAGAAAAAAGGACAGAGCTACTTTTTATTTTGGTGCCTTTTCTCTTGTGATTGCCTTACGAATTCTTTTAGTGGAAGAACCCTTTCTTTATAGGGTAATTCCTAACTTTCCTTATAATCTTGGGATGAAACTAGAGTTTTTAACTTCTTTTCTGCCTGCACCTTTATTTGTACTGTTTATTAGCGAATTTTTATATTTCACCGGATTGCAAAAAAATAATAGGATTGACTATAGTATTACCTTTCCTCAATTTATTTTCTCTGCTTTTATCATGTTTATACCTCCTTCCATTTTTACTCATACCCTTCCTATTTTATATATATTTATTATAATCTCTATATTATACGTTATAGTTAAATTATCTATAGCCATAAAAGAAAAAACCATAGGAGCTTATTTTATATCTTTTACTTTTATTATATTACTAATCTTTTCAATTAATGATGTCCTATATACTGAAACTATTATTAATACAGGTTATTATATTTCTTATGGATTTTTATTTTAG
- a CDS encoding AAA family ATPase has protein sequence MNFEKIISGGYFYQDRTAFIEKCENTASTLFCVRPRRMGKTLWLDTLANYYDIKRKDRFEKLFSHLYIGKNPTGRQNSYLILHLDFSTIQVSNDIKEIENSFHRYITTVIREFLIKYKDCIADFPVAFERENAIDSMNSLISVIKLSEHKLYILIDEYDNFTNELISTNRTTDYARLVTGDGLLKSFFKVIKSGNIGAIDRTFVTGVTPVTLTDMSSAYNISTPISLSANYNNLFGFTEKEVESILEPILAEVDMSSHRDEILSIMRHYYNGYKFSKKHSDTIYNPTLTIFFLNKLIEERGIPEQLYDRNLEMDGNKLDHITKLSSVHDKVFRLLENEEKISISHLVEDFKLSELLTMDEQSERYLWSYLFYYGILTFGGMDAFNTVLKIPNNISRHFYYDRIRQALFPAKLEASDVQKEFFIHLDLPVLQTFLEKTVLPYLSNRDYIRANEVSMKIMFLSLMLRDDLYIIDSEKEILRNYSDLLYIGRGETRKRFGLKDILIEFKFVKISETNLSQEEIRVLAEKELESLPGVKEKLEEAENQLGSYKEKIEDKFYKHNRFFSDMSDFAIHPLCILFIGFERVLVRSCVRSKFS, from the coding sequence ATGAATTTTGAAAAAATCATTAGTGGTGGCTATTTCTACCAGGATAGAACGGCTTTTATTGAAAAATGCGAGAATACTGCCAGCACTCTTTTCTGTGTGCGTCCGCGGCGTATGGGAAAAACTCTCTGGCTTGATACTCTGGCCAATTACTACGACATCAAAAGAAAAGATCGGTTCGAAAAGCTTTTCAGCCATCTTTACATAGGGAAAAATCCAACCGGCAGGCAAAATTCTTATCTCATCCTGCATCTTGATTTTTCTACCATTCAGGTTTCGAATGATATAAAAGAAATTGAAAATAGCTTTCATAGGTATATTACCACTGTGATTCGAGAATTTCTCATAAAATATAAGGATTGTATAGCAGACTTTCCGGTCGCATTTGAGAGGGAGAATGCTATTGATTCCATGAATTCCTTAATCAGTGTGATTAAATTATCCGAGCACAAACTTTACATTCTGATTGATGAATATGATAATTTCACCAATGAGTTAATCAGCACCAATAGAACCACAGATTATGCAAGGCTTGTTACGGGTGATGGTCTGTTGAAATCGTTTTTCAAGGTTATCAAGTCGGGTAATATCGGGGCCATAGATAGAACCTTTGTCACCGGTGTAACCCCGGTAACTCTTACCGACATGTCGAGTGCCTACAACATTTCAACTCCGATTAGCCTCTCTGCCAATTATAACAATCTCTTTGGTTTTACAGAAAAAGAAGTAGAGTCGATCTTAGAGCCCATACTGGCTGAAGTTGATATGAGTTCGCACAGGGACGAGATTTTATCTATTATGCGGCATTACTATAACGGTTATAAATTTTCCAAAAAGCATAGTGATACTATTTATAATCCAACCTTAACCATCTTTTTTTTGAATAAGCTTATAGAAGAAAGAGGGATTCCCGAACAGTTATACGACCGTAACCTTGAGATGGATGGTAACAAACTGGATCATATTACCAAATTGAGTTCGGTTCATGATAAGGTTTTCCGTTTATTAGAGAATGAAGAGAAGATCTCTATTTCGCATTTAGTGGAAGATTTTAAGCTCAGTGAGCTATTGACTATGGATGAGCAATCGGAGAGATACCTCTGGTCGTATCTGTTCTATTATGGAATCCTGACCTTCGGAGGTATGGATGCATTTAATACTGTATTAAAGATACCGAATAATATCTCCCGGCATTTCTATTATGACAGGATACGTCAGGCACTCTTTCCGGCCAAATTGGAAGCGAGTGATGTGCAGAAGGAGTTTTTCATCCACCTCGATTTACCGGTTTTGCAAACCTTTTTAGAGAAAACAGTTCTACCCTATCTTTCTAATAGGGACTATATCCGTGCGAATGAAGTTTCCATGAAGATCATGTTTCTGTCACTCATGCTCCGAGACGACCTGTATATAATCGATAGTGAGAAAGAAATTCTGAGAAACTACAGTGACCTTCTGTATATCGGTCGTGGTGAGACTCGCAAGAGATTTGGCTTAAAAGACATTCTGATAGAGTTTAAATTTGTAAAGATAAGCGAGACGAATTTGAGTCAGGAAGAGATCAGAGTTCTGGCGGAAAAAGAGCTGGAAAGTCTGCCCGGAGTCAAGGAAAAGTTAGAGGAAGCGGAAAATCAACTTGGAAGTTATAAAGAGAAGATAGAAGATAAGTTTTATAAGCATAACCGTTTTTTCTCAGACATGAGCGACTTTGCCATTCATCCCCTGTGCATATTATTCATAGGTTTTGAACGGGTGCTGGTTCGCTCTTGCGTAAGATCGAAGTTCTCTTGA
- a CDS encoding response regulator transcription factor gives MTNVLLLDDHNAITTGLKYSLEKSGYFEIKKILNSADHLIDFLYSEKIHLVITDINMPGKNIFEVIPTVKKQFPYIKIIVYTMFDSEGYFRDANNVGVNGYILKTENLDNMIPTVQNIMAGIYYCSKQLKKFLKDELLFNEKEHIILKNLLEGHKPAEIAKILGKSKRMVEYHLSNIRDKLGVRSNIELIIKYKDMY, from the coding sequence ATGACAAACGTTCTACTATTAGATGATCATAATGCTATCACAACCGGCTTAAAATATTCACTTGAGAAATCGGGATATTTTGAAATAAAAAAAATACTAAACTCAGCAGATCATTTAATAGACTTTTTATATTCTGAGAAAATACACCTGGTTATTACCGATATCAACATGCCCGGGAAAAATATATTCGAAGTAATCCCAACGGTAAAAAAACAATTTCCCTATATTAAAATTATTGTTTATACTATGTTCGATAGTGAAGGTTATTTTCGTGATGCAAATAATGTGGGTGTTAATGGATATATTCTTAAGACGGAAAATTTGGATAATATGATACCAACAGTGCAAAATATTATGGCAGGAATTTACTATTGCTCTAAGCAACTTAAGAAGTTCTTAAAAGATGAACTTTTATTTAATGAAAAAGAACATATAATTTTAAAGAATCTTTTGGAAGGTCATAAACCGGCAGAAATTGCAAAAATCCTTGGAAAATCAAAAAGAATGGTGGAATATCATCTAAGCAATATTCGAGATAAACTTGGAGTTAGAAGTAATATAGAGTTAATTATTAAATATAAAGATATGTATTAA